In one Acidobacteriota bacterium genomic region, the following are encoded:
- a CDS encoding ABC transporter ATP-binding protein, protein MGAEEVHALRGVSFDVQRGEYLAIMGPSGSGKSTLMNLIGCLDTPTSGQYFLNTKLVSEMDDDELAHIRNKEIGFVFQTFNLLPRATALHNVELPLIYNGTPRSQRIEMAKLALQRVDLTDRMNHKPNELSGGQRQRVAIARALVNNPSILLADEPTGNLDSQTSHEIMRFFDELHLQGNTIILVTHEHDIAEHAHRVLHILDGRINLDERR, encoded by the coding sequence ATGGGAGCTGAGGAAGTGCATGCGCTGCGCGGCGTTTCGTTCGACGTGCAGCGCGGCGAGTATCTTGCGATCATGGGCCCGTCCGGATCAGGCAAGTCGACTCTGATGAATCTGATCGGCTGCCTCGACACGCCGACTTCGGGGCAATACTTTCTCAACACCAAGCTAGTATCCGAGATGGATGACGACGAGCTCGCTCACATCAGGAACAAAGAGATCGGATTCGTATTTCAGACTTTCAATCTGCTGCCGCGCGCGACCGCCCTGCATAACGTCGAGCTACCGCTGATCTACAACGGCACGCCGCGAAGCCAGCGAATCGAGATGGCTAAGTTGGCTCTTCAACGTGTCGACCTCACCGACCGGATGAATCACAAGCCTAACGAGCTGTCGGGCGGTCAGCGCCAGCGCGTAGCGATCGCGCGCGCGTTGGTGAACAATCCGTCGATCCTGCTGGCCGACGAGCCGACCGGAAACCTCGACTCGCAAACATCGCACGAGATCATGCGCTTTTTCGATGAGCTTCATCTCCAGGGCAATACCATCATCCTGGTCACCCACGAACACGACATCGCCGAGCACGCTCATCGAGTGCTCCACATCCTCGACGGCCGCATCAATCTGGACGAGCGAAGGTAA
- a CDS encoding toll/interleukin-1 receptor domain-containing protein, whose protein sequence is MPQREVFLSHSSQDRKFATELAEVLRRHGIPVWYSKTHIRGARQWHDAIGRALARCTWFVIILSPGAVDSMWVKNELLFALNQRRYRDKIAPVLYKKCKYEKLSWTLSSFQIVDFTESIEEGYRELLKVWEVDLIRQSKRRVGLRVRESLGENQARLLLATAELRIE, encoded by the coding sequence ATGCCCCAAAGAGAAGTCTTCCTTTCTCACTCGAGCCAGGACCGCAAGTTTGCTACTGAACTGGCCGAAGTGTTGCGGCGCCATGGTATCCCCGTGTGGTACAGCAAGACTCATATTCGTGGAGCGCGGCAATGGCACGACGCAATTGGCCGCGCACTGGCAAGATGTACGTGGTTTGTCATCATCCTCTCGCCAGGCGCCGTTGATTCGATGTGGGTGAAGAACGAATTGCTCTTTGCCCTAAACCAGCGTCGCTACAGAGACAAGATCGCCCCGGTGCTTTACAAGAAGTGCAAGTACGAGAAACTTTCCTGGACACTGTCCAGTTTCCAGATAGTGGACTTTACAGAGTCGATCGAGGAGGGCTATCGCGAGCTTCTGAAGGTCTGGGAAGTTGACTTGATACGCCAAAGCAAAAGAAGAGTCGGGCTGCGCGTACGAGAAAGCCTAGGCGAAAATCAGGCTAGGCTTCTTCTCGCAACAGCAGAGCTAAGGATCGAGTGA